The genomic window GCGCTCCGTCCAGATGCACCGGAATGCCATACTCCCGCGCTCCATGCCATATCTCGCCCAGCACAGAAAGCGGCGTAACGGTGCCTCCCGCCAGATTGTGCGTATTTTCAAGCGAGATTAGTCCGGTTCCGGCCTGGTGTGTACTTACCTGCTTTACCGCAGATTCAATCTGTTTCCAGCTAAGAATGCCGCGCTCTGCAAAAACAGGACGAAGCTGGCATCCGGAAAAGGCCGCGGCCATGGCCATCTCCCAGTCCACGATATGTGCGCGCGTCTCACAAACAATCTCTTGTCCGGGCTGCGTATGCACTTTGATGGCAATCTGGTTGCCCATCGTACCGGTCGGCACAAACAGGGCAGCTTCCCGGCCAAAAATACGGGCCGCGCTGGCCTCCAGCAGATTGACGGTAGGGTCCTCGCCATACACATCATCACCCACCTCGGCCGCGGCCATGGCGGTACGCATGGCGGGGGTGGGCCGCGTTACGGTATCACTCCGCAGGTCAATCATCAGGACAGGAGACTTTGACGGGATTTCGCTGCCATGTTCGGTTTGCGTGGCCATGCTTCTGTTTTACACCGTGGCAGCCAGTTACCTCTCGCTCACCTGGATCACGCGCACCTCAGGATACTGCCCGTTCCAGTCAGGTGTGACGGAATCAAGGATGACCCGGAACTCCCGTTCGTCGCCCGGCTTCAGAGGATTTGCGCTGACCGGCTGCGTGTCCACATAAGGTTCGCGGGTGCGAATCAGCATCAGCGGCACGGTCTCCTTCTGAACAAGCTGGTTGCCGATATCTCGGAACGCCAGCTGCACAGTAATTCCCGTGACGGTCTTCTCGCCTCGGTTGGCGATGTGCCCGTCAACATAGGTGACCTTGCCTCCGGCGAAGTTCGTCGCTTCGCTCATCTGTAGGCCTGTGATGGGCAACTGGGCCGCATAGGGATCGGCGGGCGCCAGACCCGCGCCTCCGGGATTGGCGGGCTGGGCCTTCCTCCCGCTCAAAACGAAAAGCAGCACGACGGCTACTACAATCACCCCGCCTGCAACCACCCAGGGCAGCATGGAACGCCCCTCCCCTGCCTGGATTGGCTGCCCGCTCAGGTGCGGCACATTTTTACGGTCCTCTGCCATTAAGCAGGATTCTACATGGGCGCGATAAAATTTTCGCGCAGCCCGGGAGGGTCCAGTCCCTATGATTCGTTAAGTCGGGCCCGAATGCGTGCCAATCCGGGACTTTCTCCGGAACCGGTGCTTCTGTGGCTTCGTCCACAATAAAATCCTGCAAAAAGCGAATCGAACCAGGACAAATTGTGTCTAAATAGGCAGAAAGAACTGAAGTACTACGCTCTGTTTGTGTGAGGCCACTATGGAGCAGTTCCAGGACACCGCAGTCCGTCGGCGAAGACCTTCCGATTATGTCTATCAGATGGCCACTCTGGCCGCCGCGCTCCTGCTCCTGTTGACTGTCATCTAGAAGATGTCCGTCTCGCGGCGTGCCAGGGCCCGTTTTCAAGCCCTTCCGCCCATGACCGGGCCCTAGGAAAATCGTGCCCGCTTCACCGTCTGGCGTAGGTCTTGCCCTTCCATTCTCACTTCTACGCACATCTCCAGCAGGCGGGACCTCATCCGTTCTCCAATCCGGTCCCCCAGGGTTTCCTCCCGCAGCGCAGCTTCGGCCATTCTGCGTTCCCTCCCCATTGGGCTGGATTCCTTTCCCATCTGCGCCCCGGCAGCCGGAAGGTTTGGATAATTCGTAGTAATCAGCGTGGTCCGCCTGGCGTTGTAGCGCGCGTTCAGAATCAGGGCAACCGTGTCCCAGACCCACTCGGTCGGCCGGATATATCCCAGATCATCCAGCAGCAGGACTTCCGCGTCAAAGACCGGCTGCAATACCTGAAGCTCAGTGATGTGCGTAGAAGGGTTGTACGACTCCTGGATCTGCTTGAGCAGTTCCCGGTAATCGCAGAACAGCCCCTGCGCTCCACGCTCCGTAATCAGGGCCAGCAGCAGGCCAACGGCAAGGTGCGTCTTGCCTACTCCCATGGACCCGGTAAACAGCAGCCCTTTGCCCTCGGTCTCCAGCGGAAAGGCCGTGATAAACCTGTCTGCCATCAGGAAGGCCGCGCG from Pseudacidobacterium ailaaui includes these protein-coding regions:
- the ltaE gene encoding low-specificity L-threonine aldolase, which gives rise to MATQTEHGSEIPSKSPVLMIDLRSDTVTRPTPAMRTAMAAAEVGDDVYGEDPTVNLLEASAARIFGREAALFVPTGTMGNQIAIKVHTQPGQEIVCETRAHIVDWEMAMAAAFSGCQLRPVFAERGILSWKQIESAVKQVSTHQAGTGLISLENTHNLAGGTVTPLSVLGEIWHGAREYGIPVHLDGARIFNASVALRTPVAELTSGFNTVMFCLSKGLCAPVGSMLVGSRKTIERARIVRKALGGGMRQAGVLAAAGLIALEEMPKRLHEDHANARLLAETLAEMPQVELDLGAVQTNIVIFALKQAGKAQELKERLKLRGVLCGTAGRNSIRLVTHHDVDRAACEMAAKIITEEIARL
- a CDS encoding DUF2393 family protein codes for the protein MAEDRKNVPHLSGQPIQAGEGRSMLPWVVAGGVIVVAVVLLFVLSGRKAQPANPGGAGLAPADPYAAQLPITGLQMSEATNFAGGKVTYVDGHIANRGEKTVTGITVQLAFRDIGNQLVQKETVPLMLIRTREPYVDTQPVSANPLKPGDEREFRVILDSVTPDWNGQYPEVRVIQVSER
- a CDS encoding ATP-binding protein, whose translation is MAETCIKCDGMGMRVIKRADGSSAAEPCECQQERRISRLIERARIPPRYRHCTLQSFEVGRHSHESLRAAFLMADRFITAFPLETEGKGLLFTGSMGVGKTHLAVGLLLALITERGAQGLFCDYRELLKQIQESYNPSTHITELQVLQPVFDAEVLLLDDLGYIRPTEWVWDTVALILNARYNARRTTLITTNYPNLPAAGAQMGKESSPMGRERRMAEAALREETLGDRIGERMRSRLLEMCVEVRMEGQDLRQTVKRARFS